The Anopheles marshallii chromosome X, idAnoMarsDA_429_01, whole genome shotgun sequence genome includes a window with the following:
- the LOC128713537 gene encoding probable cytochrome P450 9f2: protein MLGTLAASLLSPEGLMLVALAGLLYYYVVVRSARYFADRGVAYVPPVPLLGNGADFITRKRHITDVLSDMYHRFTQHRFFGYFDFLSPIYVVRDLELVKQICIKDFDHFINHRIQLDENHDPLFGRALFAMRDTRWRNMRTVLSPAFTGSKMRLMFGLITSYCDGAVRTIRSEMGSDGCAELEMKELFRRFGNDIVATCAFGIEINSFRDRTNAFYTLGKELTNLEGTQGIKFLAFSSFPRVMRALRLRLFSEKMTSFFRHVVMDTIAQREQRGIVRHDMINLLMQARKQELRFDENDNIETSNGGAGSQKRLMDWTDDDLTAQCTVFFFGGYDTVSTLSAFMAHELAVNPDVQTRLRDEVDSVRTSIGGADKLTYETLQSMRYMDMVANETLRKWTPAPFLDRTCTKPYVLEDYNGHKVQLQKGDGLWVPAAAIMRDPQLFPEPDRFWPERFAPDSQNPVDTSAILAFGLGPRNCIGSRFALMEAKAVFFFLLSHFFLEAGPRTQHPIKLKKASLGPSAEKGFWIRFRLRDQGRQS from the exons ATGTTGGGTACTCTTGCAGCAAGCCTGCTGTCGCCGGAAGGACTGATGCTGGTTGCCTTAGCCGGTCTGCTCTACTACTATGTGGTGGTGCGTAGTGCACGCTATTTTGCTGACCGTGGCGTAGCGTATGTGCCACCGGTACCACTGCTCGGCAATGGGGCGGACTTCATCACGCGCAAGCGCCACATCACCGACGTCCTCAGCGACATGTACCACCGGTTCACCCAGCATCGGTTCTTCGGCTACTTTGACTTTCTCTCCCCGATCTACGTGGTGCGCGATCTGGAACTGGTGAAGCAGATCTGCATCAAGGACTTTGACCACTTCATCAACCACCGGATCCAGCTGGACGAGAACCACGATCCGCTGTTCGGCCGTGCGCTGTTTGCGATGCGCGACACGCGTTGGCGCAATATGCGCACCGTCCTCAGCCCGGCCTTTACCGGCAGCAAGATGCGGCTAATGTTTGGGCTGATCACGAGCTACTGCGACGGTGCGGTGCGTACGATCCGCTCCGAGATGGGCAGCGATGGATGTGCGGAGCTGGAGATGAAGGAACTCTTCCGACGGTTTGGGAACGATATCGTCGCGACGTGCGCGTTCGGCATCGAGATTAACTCGTTCCGCGACCGAACGAATGCGTTCTACACGCTCGGCAAGGAGTTGACCAACCTGGAGGGTACGCAGGGCATCAAGTTCCTTGCGTTCTCGTCCTTTCCGCGCGTGATGCGTGCGTTGCGCTTGAGGCTGTTCAGCGAAAAGATGACTAGCTTCTTCCGGCACGTCGTGATGGATACAATTGCGCAGCGGGAACAGCGTGGCATCGTGCGGCATGATATGATAAATCTGCTCATGCAGGCTCGCAAGCAGGAGCTACGGTTCGATGAAAATGACAACATCGAGACGAGCAATGGTGGTGCCGGGAGTCAGAAGCGATTGATGG ACTGGACGGATGATGATTTGACCGCGCAGTGCACGGTGTTCTTCTTCGGCGGGTACGATACCGTCTCGACCCTATCCGCCTTCATGGCACACGAGCTCGCCGTCAATCCGGACGTCCAGACCCGTCTGCGCGACGAGGTTGACAGCGTGCGCACCTCGATCGGTGGCGCGGACAAGCTGACCTACGAAACGCTCCAATCCATGCGCTACATGGACATGGTGGCGAACGAAACGTTGCGCAAATGGACGCCGGCCCCATTCCTCGACCGCACCTGCACCAAACCGTACGTGCTGGAAGACTACAACGGCCACAAGGTGCAGCTGCAGAAGGGTGACGGACTGTGGGTACCGGCAGCGGCTATCATGCGCGACCCGCAACTGTTCCCCGAGCCCGACCGCTTCTGGCCGGAACGATTTGCACCGGACAGTCAGAACCCGGTCGACACGTCCGCAATACTTGCGTTCGGGCTGGGGCCGCGCAACTGCATCGGGTCCCGGTTCGCGCTGATGGAGGCGAAGGCCGTGTTCTTCTTTCTGCTGTCACATTTCTTCCTGGAGGCGGGACCACGCACCCAGCACCCGATCAAACTGAAGAAAGCTAGCCTGGGACCTTCGGCAGAGAAGGGCTTCTGGATACGGTTCCGGCTGCGCGACCAGGGTCGTCAATCCTAA